In a single window of the Streptomyces cinnabarinus genome:
- a CDS encoding DNA polymerase III subunit alpha, translated as MPGFTHLHTVSGFSLRYGASHPERLAERAAERDMDALALTDRDTLAGTVRFAKACAKAGVRPLFGAELAVERFEPVREEKRRAPVRGGAFIDESTPRVAFLARDGARGWADLCGIVTAAHAGEGSPLLPWDANRGDGLTVLLGPGSDVGRALAAGRPDRAARLLAPWREVYGDALRLEAVWHGRKGTGPGSLRLAARTVGFAAEQRIRPVLSNAVRYADPGLGPVADVLDAARRLVPVDPSKELDSGEAWLKGADAMLDAAERIVEAAGFRRDTAHRLLEQTRATAAECLVDPEDDLGIGTVHFPEPRLVGAGRRSAQRVLASRAAAGMVVKGYAGKRSYWERMHRELDIIAHHGFASYFLTVAQVVDDVREMGIRVAARGSGAGSLVNHLLGIAHADPVEHGLLMERFLSKRRLVLPDIDIDVESARRLEVYRAIIDRFGTERVATVSMPETYRVRHAIRDVGAALSMDPADIDRIAKSFPHIRARDARAALEELPELRELAGEKEKYGRLWELTEALDALPRGVAMHPCGVLLSDASLLRRTPVMPTSGEGFPMSQFDKDDVEDLGLLKLDVLGVRMQSAMAHAVAEVERATGEKVDLDAVPPGDPATYALIRSTETLGCFQIESPGQRDLVGRLQPATFHDLVVDISLFRPGPVAADMVRPFIEARHGRAPVRYPHPDLQEPLKGTYGVVVFHEQIIDIVDIMTGCGRAEADRVRRGLSDPESQGRIRFWFAQHAAARGYDAETIQRTWEIVEAFGSYGFCKAHAVAFAVPTYQSAWLKAHHPAAFYAGLLTHDPGMYPKRLLLADARRRGVPVLPLDVNRSAVAHRIELVSESPSVWGLRLALSDVHGISEAEAARIADGQPYASLLDFWERARPSRPLAQRLAQVGALDSFGANRRDLQLHLTELHRGARGAGGGQLPLAGGRKTASAGLPDLSSAERLSAELGVLSMDASRHLMDDHREFLDELGVVSARRLREARHGETVLVAGAKAATQTPPIRSGKRVIFSTLDDGTGLVDLAFFDDSHDACAHTVFHSWLLLVRGVVQRRGPRSLSVVGAAAWNLAELVELRAEGGLDVVAARLAEPVPEAGEDSTGGRRIHMPTGYEMHPWADLRPAGQEPSQTRKLWHQSPGSAG; from the coding sequence ATGCCCGGTTTCACGCATCTGCACACCGTCTCCGGGTTCTCCCTGCGCTACGGCGCCTCGCACCCGGAGCGGCTGGCCGAGCGCGCCGCCGAGCGGGACATGGACGCCCTCGCCCTCACCGACCGCGACACCCTCGCCGGTACGGTCCGCTTCGCCAAGGCCTGCGCCAAGGCAGGGGTACGCCCGCTCTTCGGCGCGGAGCTGGCGGTGGAGCGCTTCGAGCCGGTGCGAGAGGAAAAGCGCCGCGCTCCCGTCCGTGGCGGTGCCTTCATCGACGAGTCGACACCCCGGGTCGCCTTCCTCGCCCGGGACGGCGCCCGCGGCTGGGCCGACCTCTGCGGAATCGTTACGGCGGCACACGCCGGCGAGGGCTCACCGCTGCTGCCCTGGGACGCCAACCGGGGCGACGGACTCACCGTCCTGCTCGGCCCCGGCTCCGACGTCGGCCGCGCCCTCGCCGCCGGCCGCCCCGACCGCGCGGCCCGGCTGCTGGCCCCCTGGCGGGAGGTCTACGGCGACGCGCTGCGCCTGGAAGCCGTCTGGCACGGCCGCAAGGGCACCGGCCCCGGCTCGCTGCGGCTGGCCGCCCGTACCGTCGGCTTCGCCGCCGAGCAGCGGATCCGGCCGGTGCTCAGCAACGCCGTCCGCTACGCCGACCCCGGGCTGGGCCCGGTCGCCGACGTCCTGGACGCCGCCCGTCGGCTCGTCCCCGTCGACCCCAGCAAGGAACTGGACTCCGGCGAGGCCTGGCTCAAGGGCGCCGACGCCATGCTGGACGCCGCCGAGCGGATTGTGGAGGCCGCGGGCTTCCGGCGGGACACCGCGCACCGGCTGCTGGAGCAGACGCGGGCGACGGCCGCCGAGTGCCTGGTGGATCCCGAGGACGACCTCGGCATCGGCACCGTCCACTTCCCCGAGCCGCGGCTGGTCGGCGCGGGACGCCGCAGTGCCCAGCGGGTGCTCGCCTCGCGGGCGGCGGCGGGGATGGTGGTCAAGGGGTACGCCGGGAAGCGCTCCTACTGGGAGCGGATGCATCGCGAGCTGGACATCATCGCCCATCACGGGTTCGCCTCCTACTTCCTGACGGTCGCTCAAGTCGTGGACGACGTACGGGAGATGGGCATCCGGGTGGCGGCGCGCGGCTCCGGAGCGGGCTCGCTCGTCAATCACCTCCTCGGCATCGCGCACGCCGACCCCGTCGAGCACGGGCTGCTGATGGAGCGGTTCCTGTCCAAGCGGCGGCTGGTGCTGCCCGACATCGACATCGACGTGGAGTCCGCCCGCCGTCTTGAGGTCTACCGCGCGATCATCGACCGGTTCGGCACCGAGCGGGTGGCCACGGTCTCGATGCCGGAGACGTACCGGGTGCGCCACGCGATCCGGGACGTGGGCGCGGCCCTGTCCATGGACCCCGCCGACATCGACCGCATCGCCAAGTCCTTCCCGCACATCCGGGCCCGCGACGCCCGCGCCGCGCTGGAGGAACTGCCCGAACTGCGCGAGCTGGCGGGGGAGAAGGAGAAGTACGGGCGGCTCTGGGAGCTGACGGAGGCGCTGGACGCCCTGCCGCGCGGCGTCGCCATGCACCCCTGCGGAGTGCTCCTCTCCGACGCCTCCCTGCTCCGCCGTACGCCGGTCATGCCGACCAGTGGCGAGGGCTTTCCCATGTCGCAGTTCGACAAGGACGACGTGGAGGACCTCGGGCTGCTCAAGCTGGATGTGCTGGGTGTGCGGATGCAGTCGGCGATGGCGCACGCGGTCGCGGAGGTGGAGCGGGCGACGGGGGAGAAGGTCGACCTGGACGCCGTACCGCCCGGCGATCCGGCGACGTACGCGCTCATCCGCTCCACCGAGACCCTGGGCTGCTTCCAGATCGAGTCTCCGGGGCAGCGGGACCTGGTCGGGCGGCTGCAGCCGGCCACCTTCCACGACCTGGTCGTCGACATCTCGCTCTTCCGGCCCGGTCCGGTCGCCGCCGACATGGTGCGGCCGTTCATCGAGGCCCGGCACGGGCGGGCGCCGGTCCGCTATCCGCATCCGGATCTTCAGGAGCCGCTGAAGGGGACGTACGGAGTCGTCGTCTTCCATGAGCAGATCATCGACATCGTCGACATCATGACCGGCTGCGGACGGGCCGAGGCGGACCGGGTGCGGCGCGGTCTGTCCGATCCGGAGTCGCAGGGGCGGATCAGGTTCTGGTTCGCGCAGCACGCGGCGGCCCGGGGGTACGACGCGGAGACGATCCAGCGGACCTGGGAGATCGTCGAGGCCTTCGGGTCGTACGGCTTCTGCAAGGCGCACGCGGTCGCCTTCGCCGTGCCGACGTACCAGTCGGCGTGGCTGAAGGCGCATCACCCGGCTGCCTTCTACGCCGGGCTGCTCACCCACGATCCCGGGATGTACCCGAAGCGGCTGCTGCTGGCGGACGCGCGGCGGCGGGGGGTGCCGGTCCTGCCGTTGGACGTGAACCGGTCGGCGGTCGCCCACCGTATCGAACTGGTGTCTGAATCCCCTTCGGTGTGGGGACTGCGGCTCGCCCTCTCCGATGTGCACGGCATCAGCGAGGCCGAGGCGGCGCGGATCGCGGACGGGCAGCCGTACGCCTCGCTGCTGGACTTCTGGGAGCGGGCGCGCCCGAGCCGTCCCCTGGCTCAACGGCTGGCACAGGTGGGTGCGTTGGATTCCTTTGGTGCCAATCGGCGTGATCTGCAACTGCACTTGACCGAGCTGCACCGGGGTGCGCGGGGTGCGGGCGGCGGCCAACTGCCGCTGGCGGGCGGGCGGAAGACCGCGTCCGCCGGGCTGCCCGATCTGTCCTCCGCCGAGCGGCTCAGCGCCGAGCTGGGGGTGCTGTCGATGGATGCCTCGCGCCATCTGATGGACGATCACCGGGAGTTCCTGGACGAGCTGGGCGTGGTCAGCGCGCGCCGGCTGCGCGAGGCGCGGCACGGGGAGACGGTACTGGTCGCGGGCGCCAAGGCGGCCACCCAGACGCCGCCGATCCGGTCCGGCAAGCGGGTCATCTTCTCCACCCTCGACGACGGCACCGGCCTGGTCGACCTCGCCTTCTTCGACGACTCCCACGACGCCTGCGCGCACACCGTCTTCCACTCCTGGCTGCTGCTGGTGCGGGGCGTCGTGCAGCGGCGCGGGCCGCGCAGCCTCAGCGTGGTGGGCGCCGCCGCCTGGAACCTCGCCGAACTGGTCGAACTGCGCGCGGAGGGCGGGCTCGACGTGGTCGCGGCGCGGCTCGCGGAGCCGGTGCCCGAGGCGGGCGAGGACTCGACCGGCGGCCGGCGCATCCATATGCCGACCGGATACGAAATGCATCCGTGGGCCGATCTGCGTCCCGCGGGTCAGGAGCCCTCGCAGACAAGGAAGTTGTGGCATCAGAGTCCGGGGAGTGCGGGATGA
- a CDS encoding DUF3533 domain-containing protein — protein MTQNSFLAEVKDAVTPRATLLVLGVVALQLLFIASYVGALHDPKPKDVPFGVVAPQAAAEQAVNRLDRLPGSPLDPRVVADEATARDQIMNRDIDGALIINPARTTDTLLVASGGGTVLATTLEKYLTALETSQQRTLRTVDVAPASPQDFDGLSSFYVVVGWCVGGYLCASILAISSGARPANPRRAVIRLAVMALVAIVGGLGGAVIVGPILNALPGSVVALWGLGALVTFAVGAATLALQGMFGIVGIGLAILLVVIAGNPSAGGAFPLPMLPPFWQAIGPALPPGAGTWVARSIAYFDGNDTTDALLVLSAWAAGGIVITLLASELRRRREGERLPAETG, from the coding sequence ATGACACAGAACAGCTTTCTGGCCGAGGTGAAGGACGCGGTCACCCCCCGCGCCACGCTGCTCGTCCTCGGCGTGGTCGCGCTCCAGCTGCTGTTCATCGCGTCCTACGTGGGGGCGCTGCACGACCCGAAGCCGAAGGACGTGCCGTTCGGGGTGGTCGCGCCGCAGGCCGCGGCCGAGCAGGCGGTGAACCGACTCGACCGGCTGCCCGGCTCCCCGCTGGACCCGCGCGTGGTGGCCGACGAGGCGACGGCCCGGGACCAGATCATGAACCGGGACATCGACGGGGCGCTGATCATCAACCCGGCCCGGACGACCGACACGCTCCTGGTGGCGAGCGGCGGCGGCACGGTCCTGGCCACCACCCTGGAGAAATACCTGACCGCCCTGGAGACCTCCCAGCAGCGGACCCTCAGAACGGTGGACGTGGCCCCGGCCTCACCCCAGGACTTCGACGGCCTGTCGTCCTTCTACGTCGTCGTCGGCTGGTGCGTCGGCGGCTATCTGTGCGCCTCGATCCTGGCGATCAGCAGCGGCGCCCGCCCCGCCAACCCGCGCCGCGCGGTGATCCGGCTGGCGGTGATGGCCCTGGTGGCGATCGTCGGCGGGCTCGGCGGCGCGGTGATCGTGGGCCCGATCCTGAACGCGCTGCCCGGCAGCGTGGTGGCCCTCTGGGGCCTGGGCGCCCTGGTCACCTTCGCGGTGGGCGCGGCCACGCTGGCCCTCCAGGGCATGTTCGGCATCGTGGGGATCGGCCTGGCGATCCTCCTGGTGGTGATCGCGGGCAACCCCAGCGCGGGCGGCGCCTTCCCCCTTCCCATGCTCCCCCCGTTCTGGCAGGCGATCGGCCCCGCCCTCCCCCCGGGCGCCGGCACCTGGGTGGCCCGCTCGATCGCCTACTTCGACGGCAACGACACGACAGACGCCCTGCTGGTCCTGTCGGCCTGGGCGGCGGGCGGCATCGTCATCACCTTGCTGGCGTCGGAACTGCGCAGAAGACGCGAGGGCGAACGCTTGCCGGCGGAGACGGGATAA